A stretch of Bombina bombina isolate aBomBom1 chromosome 2, aBomBom1.pri, whole genome shotgun sequence DNA encodes these proteins:
- the LOC128647001 gene encoding olfactory receptor 6M1-like: protein MTLSGLKNMSTVTEFILLGFSYSSNNSTAFFFLLLLCYILSMIGNILILVLVITFQRLHTPMYFFLSNLAFLDICFTNAIVPNFLRSFFIEGKIISLTSCLTQYYIYFLFGATQFFLLAVMSFDRFVAICRPLHYPTIMHNMLCIELVAGAYLASFSWSIIPSIVIMRLTFCFKEIDHFFCDSAPLLRNSCSNTEAVQFLIFISSSLLFLIVLLVTVVSYTKIVQTIFKIDSTTGRKKAFSTCSSHAIVMTLFFGSCIFMYMRPSHSEDLGYDKKVAVLNTVIVPLLNPYIYSLRNQAVQEILKGRTEK, encoded by the coding sequence ATGACACTCAGTGGTTTGAAGAACATGAGCACTGTAACAGAGTTCATCTTGTTGGGATTCTCCTATTCATCTAACAACTCTACAGCTTTCTTTTTTCTGTTATTACTATGTTATATACTAAGTATGATAGGGAACATTCTTATCCTTGTACTAGTCATCACTTTTCAGAGACTACACACCCCTATGTACTTCTTTCTGTCCAACTTAGCATTTCTGGACATTTGTTTCACTAATGCAATTGTACCAAATTTTCTTAGAAGCTTCTTCATAGAGGGTAAGATTATCTCTTTGACTAGCTGCCTAACCcagtactatatatattttttatttggggcAACACAATTTTTTCTATTGGCTGTCATGTCTTTTGATAGGTTTGTAGCTATTTGCCGTCCTTTACATTACCCCACCATTATGCACAATATGTTATGCATAGAACTTGTAGCTGGAGCATATTTAGCATCATTTTCCTGGTCAATTATACCCAGCATTGTAATTATGCGACTAACGTTTTGCTTTAAAGAAATAGACCATTTTTTCTGTGACTCTGCACCCCTTCTACGGAACTCTTGCTCTAATACAGAAGCCGTACAGTTTCTGATTTTTATAAGttcttctttattatttttaatagtattgttagtTACTGTCGTATCATATACTAAAATTGTGCAGACTATTTTTAAAATTGATTCAACAACTGGAAGAAAGAAAGCTTTTTCAACATGCTCTTCCCATGCAATAGTTATGACTCTTTTTTTTGGcagttgtatttttatgtatatgagGCCAAGTCACAGTGAAGATTTAGGCTATGACAAAAAAGTGGCTGTCCTTAACACAGTCATAGTCCCACTTCTTAATCCTTATATTTATAGTCTGAGGAACCAAGCAGTACAAGAAATTCTCAAAGGTAGGACGGAAAAGTAA